From the Winogradskyella forsetii genome, the window AGGATTAGAGCTAGCCTCTAAAGTCTCAACCAAAGAGCCCTATTTTGTTGGCGATGAAAATGCAACCTATAAAATTGCGGCCTTAGATATTGGGATCAAAAAGAACATTCTTAGAAACTTAGCTAAACGAGATGCTTACATTAAGGTATTTCCGTACAATGCAAAATTCGAAGAGTTGGAAGCCTTCAATCCAGATGGTTATTTCTTGTCTAACGGACCTGGCGATCCAGAGCCGTTATCAGAGGCTATTGATTTAACGAAAACCATAATTTCTAAAAACAAACCGTTGTTCGGTATTTGTTTAGGTCATCAAGTGATAGCTTTAGCCAATGGAATTTCAACCTATAAGATGCACAATGGTCATAGAGGTATCAATCATCCTGTAAAGAATTTAGTTACGGGAAAAGGCGAAATCACTTCTCAAAACCATGGATTTGCTATCAATAGAGAAGAAACCGAAGCAAATGACGACATTGAAATTACACACGTACATTTAAACGACAATACAGTGGCCGGTTTAAAGATGAAGAATAAAAACTGTTTCTCTGTTCAGTATCATCCAGAAGCAAGTCCTGGACCAAATGATTCACTGTACCTTTTTGATCAGTTTATAGAGCAGATGAAAATCAAATCATAGCTTGTAAGATGAAATATCGAAAGCGTAATAAAACTCTTGTTTTGTTGCGTTTTTTATTTTACGAAAACATTATAGTAAATAATAATCGGAAATATGATTTTTGTTAGGTTGAAAGCTATAGATTTTCGTAAATTTGGGTAACCTAAAGGGGTCGTTATACTCAACAGGTTCAAGTATTCATCCCTTTTATTCAAAATATTAAAGATAACTAATACCAAAAAATAATGAGTTTTATAATTAATGTACACGCAAGACAAATTTTAGATTCCAGAGGAAACCCAACTGTAGAAGTAGATGTCACTACAGAAAACGGCATCGTGGGAAGAGCTGCTGTACCTTCTGGTGCATCCACTGGTGAGCATGAAGCCGTTGAGTTAAGAGATGGTGGTGATGCCTACATGGGCAAAGGAGTTTTAAAGGCCGTAGAGAATGTGAACGGGGTTCTAGCTCAAGAATTAGTTGGCGTATCAGTTTTTGCCCAAAATGCTATCGATCAAATGATGATAGATTTAGATGGTACAAAAAACAAATCGAAATTAGGAGCTAACGCTATATTAGGTGTGTCTCTTGCAGTTGCTAAGGCTGCTGCTAACGAATTAGGAATGCCATTATACAGATATGTTGGAGGCGTTTCTGCAAACACCTTACCGCTACCAATGATGAACATCATTAATGGTGGTTCCCATAGTGATGCGCCAATTGCATTCCAAGAATTTATGATTATGCCTGTAAAGGCAAAAAACTTTACACATGCCATGCAAATGGGTACCGAGATTTTCCATAACCTTAAAAAGGTATTACACGATAGAAATCTTAGTACGGCTGTAGGTGATGAAGGTGGTTTTGCACCAAACTTACCAGGCGGAACGGAAGATGCTCTGGATACCATAAAAAATGCGGTTGAAAAGGCAGGTTACAAATTCGGTGAAGATATTAAAATTGCTTTAGATTGTGCTGCAGCAGAATTTTATGTTGATGGAGCTTACGATTATACAAAATTTGAAGGCGATAAAGGTGTGGTAAGAACCAGTAAGGAACAAGCAAGCTATTTAGCTGAATTAGCTTCAAAATACCCTATCATTTCAATTGAAGATGGTATGGACGAAAATGATTGGGACGGCTGGAAAGACCTTACCGAACAAATTGGCGATAAGGTACAATTAGTAGGTGATGATTTATTTGTAACTAACGTAGAGCGTTTATCTCGTGGTATTGAAAACGGCATAGCAAACTCTATTTTAATTAAAGTGAACCAAATTGGTACCTTGACCGAAACTATTTCAGCTGTAAACATGGCACACAACGCTGGTTACACCTCTGTAATGTCTCACAGATCTGGTGAAACAGAAGATAATACGATTGCAGATTTAGCGGTCGCTTTAAATACAGGACAGATAAAAACAGGTTCTGCATCACGAAGTGATCGTATGGCAAAATACAACCAGTTATTACGCATTGAAGAAGAATTAGGCGATGTGGCTTATTTCCCTGGAGCGAATGCTTTTAAGGTGAAGTAGGATTGAATTCGCTAAGAAATTTAAAACCATCTGATATTATTATCTCAGATGGTTTTTTTGTTCCCATCAATCAAACGTATAAACAATCCCATTAGTCAACTCATACTGTGTTTTTGGAATGCCTATAATTGGATTCGCATCAAAGTTATAGGTAAAGGTGGTTTTAAAGAGTAAGTTTTTTAAAACCTTAATACCCAAAGAGGTTTCATTGGAAATTCTAAAATCAGAGAATTGTTTCAATAAAGGTTGGTAATAGGTGGTGCTCACTAGAGATATATGTTCCAAAGGATACAGACTACAAGAAAAATAGGCGCTTCCTCTAACATCCCGTAATATTTTGGTGTTGCTATCAGAAGATTCTTCATGTTCATACATTAAAAGTGTGCCTAAATAAAACCGATAATCCTGACTTTTAGAGAGTTTAAAACGTGGGCCAATACCTAATAAGCCTCTGAATTTGATATCGGAAATAGCATCGTATTGACTTTGGGCAAAAACTTCAAGTTTTAAGCGCTCTATGATTTTTCTATTATATCTTAAATGCTGAATACCCTTGTTTACAAAAGAATTATCCTCAATCTGTTCCAGTTTTAAATCGTTAATAAAAAGGTAGAGGTTTTTCTCTGTGTTATATTGAAGCCTAATTTTATTGGTAATCTTAAAAATGGATTGTGTATTTTTTATAAGACTGATATCCAAATTTGCCGCACCAGACCATTTAGAGGTATCCGAGATACGCCGTAACGATTCCACATTAACAATTTGCGCATTAATACTTTTAAAACTGGTAATCAAGAAAATGATTAACAATATAAATGACTTCATAATTTTAAAATAAGGGCAAAAATAACATGATTTTTTAGCTTTTATGTTGAAAAGTTGAAACAATAAAATAGAAGTCTTTATAAATGTTAAAACCGTTATAAATCTACTTTCGAAATCGTTTGAGATTTTGTAAATTTACGATTCTTACTAATTTATAAATACAATAACAAGCATGTCAGATAAAGCTACATTAGAAATTAATGGTGAAACCTATGATTTTCCTATAATAACAGGAACAGAAAACGAAGTCGCTATTGATGTAAAAAGTTTAAGAAGTTCAACAGGAGGTGTGATTACCTTAGATCCAGGTTATAAAAATACAGGCAGTTGTGAAAGTGCGATTACATTTCTCGATGGCGAAAAAGGCATCTTAAGATATAGAGGTTATGCGATTGAAGAATTAGCAGAAAAAGCTAGTTTTTTAGAAGTCGCCTATTTATTGATTTTCGGGGAATTACCAACGCAAGACCAATTAAATAAATTTGACAAGGATATTAAAGATCATTCGGTTGTAGATGATGATATCAAAAAGATTTTAGATGCTTTTCCAAAATCTGCACATCCAATGGGCGTGTTGTCTTCTTTAACTAGTGCGCTTACAGCATTTTATCCATCCTCCGTAGATGTCAGCTCAGAAGAGGAAATGTACAAAGCTATTGTAAGAATATTAGCAAAGTTTCCAGTATTGGTAGCTTGGACTATGCGTAAAAAGAACGGGTTACCGTTGGATTATGGTGACAATAAATTAGGCTATGTAGAGAATTTATTAAAAATGATGTTTAAAAGCCCAAGTGGTGATTACGAACAAAATCCAATTTTAGTAAATGCATTGGATAAGCTTTTAATTCTTCATGCCGATCATGAACAAAACTGTTCTACATCAACGGTAAGAATTGCAGGTTCCTCGCATGCAGGTCTCTTTGTATCTTTGGCTTCAGGAATTTCTGCACTTTGGGGACCACTTCACGGTGGTGCTAACCAAGCCGTTTTAGAAATGCTGGAAGCTATAAAAGCCGATGGTGGAGATACTAAAAAATATATGGCAAAGGCCAAGGATAAGAATGATCCTTTCCGTTTAATGGGCTTTGGTCATCGCGTTTACAAAAATTTTGACCCAAGAGCGAAGATTATAAAAGTCGCTGCAGACGAAGTATTGGGAGATTTAGGTGTTGAAGATCCAATTTTGGATATCGCTAAAGGTTTAGCAAAAGAAGCCTTGGAAGATCCGTATTTTGTGGAAAGAAAATTATATCCTAATGTCGATTTCTATTCAGGCATTATATATCGCGCTATGGGCATCCCAGTAGAAATGTTTACCGTGATGTTTGCTATGGGGCGTTTACCGGGTTGGATATCGCAATGGAGAGAAATGCGCATGCGTAAAGAACCTATTGGACGACCAAGACAACTATATATAGGTGAAACGCTAAGACCGTTTAAATCCATTGATAAAAGGTAATTGAATTTTATATGTCAATAAAAGCTTCATACTTTATATGGAGCTTTTTTTATTATCATTTTTATGAAGTTAAACATACAGAACGAAACCTCTAGATTAAAAGCCGTCATTCTGGGAACAGCAGAAAGTGTTGGCGCAATTCCATCCATAGCAGACGCCTATGACCCTAAATCCATTCAGCATATCAAAGCTGGCACCTATCCAAAAGAAAGTGATATGGTTAAGGAAATGGAAGCTGTGGCAGCCGTGTTTAAGAAATATGATGTTGCCGTCTATAGACCGAAAGTCATTCAAGATTATAACCAAATATTTTCTCGGGACATTGCTTTTGTAATTGAAGATAAATTGATCAAAGCTAATATTTTACCAGACCGTGAACGCGAGTATGAAGCCATTCAGCATGTGTTAGATCAAATAGGAGAGGAGAACATTATTGTGTTGCCAGAAGAATGCCATGTAGAAGGAGGTGATGTGATGCCATGGAACGATTATATTTTTATTGGCACCTATTCCGGCGATGATTATTCAGATTATATTACTGCTCGTACTAATATGGATGCGGTTATGGCGATTCAAGAATTATTCCCCAATAAAACGGTAAAAGCATTCGAATTGAGAAAGTCAAATACAGATCCTAAGGAGAATGCATTGCATTTGGATTGTTGTTTTCAGCCGGTTGGAAAAGATAAGGCCATACTTCATAAAAACGGATTTTTGGTTGAAAAGGAATATGAATGGTTACTGGATTTCTTCGGGAAAGACAATGTTTTCGAAATCACAAAAGAGGAAATGTACCAGATGAATAGTAATGTGTTTTCAATTTCTGAAGATGTCGTAATTTCTGAAAAAAACTTTACTAGATTAAATGCGTGGCTACGAGAAAAAGGATTTACAGTAGAAGAAGTCCCTTATGCAGAAATAGCAAAGCAAGAAGGTCTATTGCGTTGTTCTACGATGCCTTTGATTCGAGATTGATCAAATTACTTTTGGCAAATTCCCGAAAATTTTATTTATTTATAATGTCTAAACAAATCTGTATGAAATATTTACTATCCTTACTTTTTGTGCCTTTTCTTTTATTAAGTCATGCCCAAGTTAATTTTCAAAAAGGATATTTGATTGATAATTCTAATAACAAAATTGAGTGTTTTATAAAGAATTTAGATTGGAAAAAAAATCCAGAATTTATTACTTACAGATTAACTGATGACTCATCTGAAGAAACCTTGACATCAAGTCAACTCAAAGAATTCAGGATTTATGATACGGATAATTTTTATAGAAGACATACAGTTAATAAAAAACTTATTGGGCCACTTTATGAAGATTTGCAGTTGCGCACTAATATTTTTTTGTTAAAGGTCTTGGTAGACTCTCAGTCCGATTTATACGAGCTTTATACTAATGGTAAATATTATTTTTTCTATGAAAAGAGTAATGATCTAGTTTTCTTAGATTATAAAAAAACGGTTGACGAAAACAATATAATAAAAGAAAATGCTAAGTTTAAAAAACAACTATACGATAATTTTAAATGCGATGATTTCAGTTTAGATGATTACTCCAATCTAAGATATAATAGCACCAATTTATCAGAATTTTTTTCTGAAGTTAATCAATGTTATGGAATCGAGTATCTTAATTTTCACATTCAAAGAACTAGACCTAAAATAAGTTTTAGACTTAGCGGTGGCCTTAATTTAAACTCCAGTCTAAACAATGAAAATGCAAGTTCGTACGTTCTTTCTTATAGTATACCCCCTTTTTCTGGTAATCCTCAAGGAGAAGATGTTGTCAGAAATTATGAAGGTATAGATAATTATAAAACCAATAATAACTTCTCTCTTGGGGTAGAAGCGGAAGTTCGCTTACCATTTGACCAAAATAATTGGAGCGGATTTATTGCACTTAATTATCAAAATGTATCTCAGATAGAAGGAGATAAAAATTTTTCAGAACCGAGTGTTGCAAATTTTGACGTGTCATCATATATATTATATTCTTTTATTCAAATTCCACTAGGTGTTAGACGCTATTTTGATATAAATGATAAAATAGAAATATATGCACATTTGGCATATACACAAAATGTTATTTTAAGCACAGATTATAGTACTCAAGTAAGTGAGGTGCCTACTTCCTCAAGAGACTATGATTTTAGGTCAAGAGCTAATCGAGAGAAAACGAGTAATTCTGGTGGATATTTCGGAATTGGTTTAAACTTTTTAGGACGTTATGCCTTAGATATAAATTATTACGCATTAAATCTGAGCATAGATGATGATTATCAAGTAAGAATGAAGGGGATTGGAATTAATGCTTTATATACAATTTTTTAATTACTTCCGATACAAAAAATAATTATTCACCAAATCAATATATTCTTGTTTAGCTTGGTCTTCTGTAATATCTTTTACTTGGAAAAGGGCATTGGTTTTAAATGCATTAATTATGGGTTTACGACTACTAGGCCGATCATAATTATTGGTTGCTTTCTTAAAATAAGCATAGAGGCGTAATAAAAAATCAGCAGGAAACGGCTCAGTATGGTCATTTACACGATCTACAGCTGTATTAAATTCTATATCTAATTCCTCGGAAGTCATTTTACTTCATTTCTGCAATAACACTTTCGCCACCTCTAACTTTTTGATTGAGCTCTACTTTAATGTCGGCATCTAAAGGTAATAATAAATCTACGCGAGACCCAAATTTTATAAATCCGGAATCTGTTCCTTGCTCTACTTTAGTATCTACTACGGCATAGTTAACAATGCGTTTTGCCAAGGCTCCAGCAATCTGGCGATGCAAAACTTTACCAAAACTCTCGTTTTCCACAACGACCGTAGTACGTTCATTCTCCAGACTGGATTTGGGATGCCAAGCTACCAAATATTTTCCGGGATGGTACTTACTGTAACTCACATTTCCGGAAATAGGGTAGCGGGTAACGTGCACATTTATAGGAGACATAAAAACGGATACCTGAATACGTTTATCTTTAAAAACCTCAGTTTCCAATACCTCTTCAATCACCACAACTTTCCCATCTACAGGTGATAAGGCTTGCTTCTCATTAGCATGTGTCTTCCGTTTTGGATTTCTAAAAAATTGTAAAATTAAAATGAAAAACACTAAAATAGCCAGCATTAGGCCTTTTCGAAGCCACTCATTACTAATGAATTCATCGATTAAAAAAAATGAACCCACAACAATGACAAGGGTTACGAATATAATTTTATGACCTTCTTTATGAAACATGACCTGAAATTCTTAAAAATAAATAAACAAATGGTGCCGCAAATATAAGACTATCTAATCTATCTAGAAGTCCTCCATGTCCTGGCATTATAACGCCACTATCCTTCACACCAGCTTGGCGTTTAAATTTCGATTCGATTAAATCACCGAGCGTACCAAAAACACTAATAATAATAGCCAGAATTAACCAAGAATTAAAATTGAGTGTTTCTGTGTATGTAGCGATAAAATAACTCGATATACAAGCAAAAAATAAACCGCCCAAAAAGCCTTCAACCGTTTTCTTAGGTGAGATGCTCGGAAACAATTTCTGTTTGCCAAAATTCTTTCCAACCAAGTAAGCCGCACTATCGTTGACCCACATCAAAATCAATCCTCCCAATAGCAACAATGGTGTAAATGCATTATGGAAGTTAGCAATCAAAAGTATAAACACAAAACCGCTAGTTAAATAAAAGGTAGAGACGATATAGCGTTTAGATTCAAATAGTGGAATTTTCTTTGAAGTAAACAAATCCTTGATTAAAATAAGATTTACAAATATAGTAATGACCATTAAAATTTGAATCGCCTTATCACTTTCCGTTAGATTTGGATTCTGCAAACAGAAATACCAAAATCCACCATAAATAAGAACAAAAATTAAGTATTGAATATTTGATTTTTGCTTTATAAGATTGCTGAGTTCGAATAGGGCAATGATACCAAATATTCCAATTAAGACAATTGAAGCGTGTTGAAAAAAAAGTGAACCTATTAACAAGGCGGCATAGATTGCACCAGAAAAGGCTCTTATCGCTAATTCTTTCATTATAAATCTTCTAGTAGAAGTAGGTACAAATTCTTTGAACTACTTCCATAAGTTAGAAAGTCTTTGTCGTCAGCAGTCTTAAAATGCTTTATGGTCGTGATATTGGTTGGTATTGTCGCTTTACTTTTTGCTTTGATACCTTTGAGACCTTCACCAATGGTTTCTACAAACTGGCTCGTTGTAGCATAAATAATGAAGTGGTCTGGTAATTCTATTAATTTTTTTTCAGCAATTTGATTTGAAGATATCAATAACGAACCATCATCTGAAATTAAATATTCGCAAGTGGATAAAAAATAGGTGCTTTCCGAAAGTTTTTTGGTTGTATTTAGGTCAAAACCTTTAAATAAGTCTGATAAGCGTTGATCGAATAAAAAGACTTTATCATTCTGCCAATTGTTTTCATCAAGTATCGCATTAAAACTCTCCTTTACTTCATCAAAATTTTCACAATACAAAAATTTACCACCATTGGCTTTAAAGTTAATGGTAAAACGTTCATCTACAGGTAGCTTAACTTCTGGCATGTATTTGCCACGCTCTTGATTAGGTATGTGTTCTTCAGTCTCATCAGACTTTTTTCCGAAGAATTTACGAAATAAGCTCATTCAATTTTTGCTATTTATCCAGATATATGTGTGATTTCCAAATATAAAAAAACTTAAATTAACATTCGGTCAATTTAAGTTTTTTATAAGATTGTGTAAAAAGATTTACTCTTCCTCTTCTTTAAGAACTACTGGCTGTTCAAAAGCACGTTTTCCAAAGATTTTTTCGAGATTATCTTTAAAAATAACTTCTTTATCCAATAGTACTTCAGCCAATTCGGTAAGTTTGTCTTTATTGTTTTTTAATAATTCGATGGCCCGTTGATATTGCTCTTCAATAATATTGGAAATCTCCTTATCTATTAGTTCTGCAGTCTTTTCGCTATACGGCTTTGTGAAACCATATTCAGATTGTCCTGAAGAATCGTAATAGGTTAAGTTGCCCACTTTGTCACTCAAACCATAAACGGTTACCATGGCTCTCGCTTGTTTGGTCACTTTTTCCAAGTCGCTTAAAGCCCCTGTCGAAATCTTATCGAAAATTACTTTTTCAGCAGCTCTACCACCTAATGCAGCGCACATTTCGTCAAGCATTTGCTCAGGATGAACAATTAAGCGTTCTTCTGGTAAATACCATGCAGCACCTAAAGAACGGCCTCTTGGGACAATAGTAACTTTTACCAAAGGAGCAGCATGTTCTAACATCCAACTCACTGTGGCATGACCAGCTTCATGGAACGCAACGGCTCGTTTTTCAGCAGGTGTTATAATTTTATTCTTCTTTTCTAAACCACCAATAATTCTATCAACAGCATCCAAGAAATCTTGTTTGTTTACGGCTTGTTTGCCTTTTCTTGCGGCAATTAAAGCAGCTTCGTTACAAACATTGGCAATATCAGCACCAGAGAAGCCTGGCGTTTGTTTAGCTAAGAAATCGATATCTAAGGTTTCTTCTTTTTTAAGTGGACGCAAATGCACTTCAAAAATTTCTTTACGTTCCCTAACATCCGGAAGGTCCACATAAATCTGACGATCAAAACGACCAGCTCTCATTAAAGCGCTATCTAAAACGTCCGCTCTGTTGGTTGCAGCAATGACAATGACGTTTGTGTTAGTACCAAAACCGTCCATTTCGGTTAAGAGTTGATTCAGAGTGTTTTCACGTTCGTCGTTAGAACCAGACATATTATTTTTTCCTCTTGCTCGACCAATAGCGTCAATCTCATCAATAAAAATAATTGAAGGTGATTTTTCTTTAGCTTGCTTAAATAAGTCTCTTACACGAGATGCACCAACACCGACAAACATCTCCACGAAATCTGAACCAGATAAAGAGAAAAATGGCACTTTTGCTTCGCCTGCGACAGCTTTGGCTAATAAGGTTTTTCCTGTTCCAGGAGGTCCTACCAATAAGGCACCTTTTGGAATCTTACCGCCTAATGCCGTATATTTTTCAGGAAATTTTAAGAAGTCTACAATCTCTTGGACTTCTTCTTTAGCACCTTCTAAACCTGCAACATCTTTGAAAGATGTTTTCATATCTGTTTTCTCGTCGAAGAGTTTGGCCTTGGATTTTCCAATATTGAAAATCTGTCCACCAGCGCCTCCGCCACCACCACCAGACATACGACGCATTATGAATATCCAAACACCAATGATGAGCACAAATGGTAACAAGGTTAATAGGAAATCTCCCCACACATTTTGTTCGGTTTCATAAACAAGTACGGTATCTAGGTTATTGGCTTTAATGACCTCATTCACTTCCTTTTCAAAATTCTGAAGATCACCAAATTCAAATTTGTAATTCGGTGTAGGCGTTACAGAAGGAATTATGGAATTAGGTTTGGTTTTTTTATGAGGCGCTTGCTCTTTTGCCTCTTTAGTTAAGAAAACTCTAGCTTCTCTCTTATTTACAATCTCAATTTTGGCAACATCACCTTGATTTAAATATTCTAAAAATTGCGCAGGCGTGGTTTGCGTGCCTGTTGAACCTCCAAATCCGCCAGAAAAAATCTGAATAGATAGAAATACAGCAATGATAATTCCGTAAATCCAATACGGACTTAGTTTCGGTTTTTTGTTTAAATTTTTATTGTCTTTAGCCATCTTGTTGCCGCATACGCGGTAATCTTTATTTAGTAACTTGTTTCTATTTGTGTTGTCTTAGCATCTCCCCAAAGACTCTCAATGTCGTAATACTCTCGTATATGTTTTTGAAACACATGTACTACCACATTAACATAATCCATTAAAACCCATTCGGCATTTTCAGTACCTTCAACATGCCAAGGTTTATCTTTAAGTGTTTTGCTAACTTGTTTTTGTATGGAACCGACGATTGCGTTGACTTGCGTATTTGAAGAACCTTCGCAAACAATAAAATAATCACAAACAGTATTCTCTATTTCTCTTAAATCTAAAATTGTAATCTCTTTTCCTTTAACTTCTTCTATGCCACCAATAATGGTTGTGATAAGTTGGTCAGCATTAGTATTTTCTTTCGTCATTAAATTGAATTAATTTTGTGCAAAGTTATTATTTTTTTAGTTCTTGTAAGTCCTAATTGTCATAAGAAAACTATAAAATAAAATTGCCTGTTAAATGTATATAATCAAACTTAATGCCATTGACTCTACCAACACCTATTTAAAGGATATGGTATCTGTTGCATTACCTAGTGATTATACGGTTGTTGTGGCGGAAACGCAAATAAAAGGACGAGGGCAAATGGGTGCAAAATGGCAAGCAGAAAAGGGTAAAAACCTTACTGTAAGTGTGTTTAAGCGATTAAGTTTTCTAAATCTAAATGAGCAATTCTATATTAGTATGGCGGTTTCGTTGGCAATTTATAAGGCATTAAGTGCCTTCAAAATACCTCAATTACGTATTAAATGGCCTAACGACATTTTGTCAGCAGAGTATAAATTATGCGGCATATTAATTGAAAATGTCATTAAGAACAATATTTTACAAGGTTCAATTATTGGGTTTGGACTAAATGTGAATCAGAAATTCTTTAACAATTTACCCCAAGCATCCTCTATGAGTTTGATAACAGGAGTTATTTATAATAAAGATGAAGTGCTTTCAGAAGTCTTGAATCAGCTAAAGTCCTATTTTGAAATTCTAGAAGCTAAGAATCATACTGATATTAAATCAGAATATGAAAAACTCTTGTTTAGAAAAGATAAACCATCAACATTCAGTGATTTTAACAATCAAAGCTTTCCTGGCATTATAAAAGGAATTACAGATAGCGGACAATTGCAAGTCTGGACGGAAGATGAGATTATTAAAACTTTTGACCTTAAGGAAATTAAGTTGTTGTACTAAACCTCAGTTTTCATATTGGTAACCAAGGTTTCAATGAATTTACTGATTGGACCTTTAATCATCATTGCCATCATAGCATTGAATTCGCCTTCAAAATTTAATTTAACATCACTTTTATTGTTTTCGACGTCCGTTATAGTAGCAATTAGGGCAAAGTCCAATTTTCCACCAGCGGCACCTAAGACAATTTTATTAAATGGGATCGCCTCTTTTTTCTTTAAGATAATTTCAGGCATACCTTTTAATGCGAAAAGAAACTTGTCGTTTTCTAAAACTTCAAATTTACTTATGTTTTCTGGCATCAATTTTTCGAAATTTTTAACATCGGAAAGAAAGTTGAAGGTTTCTTCTGGCGATTTATCTAAAGTTACTTTGGGCGATTCTAATTTCATTATTATATGATTAAGTTATTTGTTGTTGGGTTTACAATTTACAGCTAAACAACACAACAACTTTGTTATTATCAATTAGCGTTCCATTGACTAGGATTAGCATTCCATTGTGCTAAAATGTCTTGTTGATCTTTAGTGATATAAAAGGTTTCTACCGCTTGTTCCAGTAAGTTTTCATAATTGCCAAGGGTGTGCAGTTCCACATTGGCGTTTTCAAAATTCTTTTTAGCCACTTCAAAGCCATAAGAGAAAATGGCAACCATTCCTTTAACATGGACATCGGCTTCGTTTAGGGCTTTTACGGCGTTGAGACTGCTCATTCCTGTGCTTATCAAATCTTCGACGACAACAACGGTTTGTCCTTTTTCAAGATAACCTTCTACTTGGTTTTGGCGACCATGCTTTTTTGCTTCTGGTCTTACGTAAACAAAAGGAAGATTCAAATAATCGGCCACTAAAGCACCAATACCGATAGCGCCTGTTGCTACACCTGCAATAACGTCTGGTTTTCCGTAGAGTTCTTCGATTTCTCTAGCTAATGTTTCTCTAATATAATTTCTAATACGAGGAAACGAGAGTACAATTCTATTGTCGCAATATATTGGCGATTTCCAGCCAGAAGCCCATGTGAACGGATCGTTGGGCTGTAATTTTATAGCATTTATCTGCAATAAAACTTCTGCGGTTTGCTTAGCGGTATCTTTGTTAAAAATCATGATGTAAAAATAAGGATTTTTAAAGGTTGGGAAATTTTAATCGAAAATAAATTTCATTTCATACACTTTCCAGTAAAAAATAATAAATTTACAAAAGGAAAGTTGAAACAAACCCAAACGATGTACACTATTTATGTAGGTGATAAACCTATAATTTTAACTACAGA encodes:
- the ftsH gene encoding ATP-dependent zinc metalloprotease FtsH; protein product: MAKDNKNLNKKPKLSPYWIYGIIIAVFLSIQIFSGGFGGSTGTQTTPAQFLEYLNQGDVAKIEIVNKREARVFLTKEAKEQAPHKKTKPNSIIPSVTPTPNYKFEFGDLQNFEKEVNEVIKANNLDTVLVYETEQNVWGDFLLTLLPFVLIIGVWIFIMRRMSGGGGGGAGGQIFNIGKSKAKLFDEKTDMKTSFKDVAGLEGAKEEVQEIVDFLKFPEKYTALGGKIPKGALLVGPPGTGKTLLAKAVAGEAKVPFFSLSGSDFVEMFVGVGASRVRDLFKQAKEKSPSIIFIDEIDAIGRARGKNNMSGSNDERENTLNQLLTEMDGFGTNTNVIVIAATNRADVLDSALMRAGRFDRQIYVDLPDVRERKEIFEVHLRPLKKEETLDIDFLAKQTPGFSGADIANVCNEAALIAARKGKQAVNKQDFLDAVDRIIGGLEKKNKIITPAEKRAVAFHEAGHATVSWMLEHAAPLVKVTIVPRGRSLGAAWYLPEERLIVHPEQMLDEMCAALGGRAAEKVIFDKISTGALSDLEKVTKQARAMVTVYGLSDKVGNLTYYDSSGQSEYGFTKPYSEKTAELIDKEISNIIEEQYQRAIELLKNNKDKLTELAEVLLDKEVIFKDNLEKIFGKRAFEQPVVLKEEEE
- the rsfS gene encoding ribosome silencing factor, encoding MTKENTNADQLITTIIGGIEEVKGKEITILDLREIENTVCDYFIVCEGSSNTQVNAIVGSIQKQVSKTLKDKPWHVEGTENAEWVLMDYVNVVVHVFQKHIREYYDIESLWGDAKTTQIETSY
- a CDS encoding LUD domain-containing protein, with the protein product MSLFRKFFGKKSDETEEHIPNQERGKYMPEVKLPVDERFTINFKANGGKFLYCENFDEVKESFNAILDENNWQNDKVFLFDQRLSDLFKGFDLNTTKKLSESTYFLSTCEYLISDDGSLLISSNQIAEKKLIELPDHFIIYATTSQFVETIGEGLKGIKAKSKATIPTNITTIKHFKTADDKDFLTYGSSSKNLYLLLLEDL
- a CDS encoding phosphatidate cytidylyltransferase, whose amino-acid sequence is MKELAIRAFSGAIYAALLIGSLFFQHASIVLIGIFGIIALFELSNLIKQKSNIQYLIFVLIYGGFWYFCLQNPNLTESDKAIQILMVITIFVNLILIKDLFTSKKIPLFESKRYIVSTFYLTSGFVFILLIANFHNAFTPLLLLGGLILMWVNDSAAYLVGKNFGKQKLFPSISPKKTVEGFLGGLFFACISSYFIATYTETLNFNSWLILAIIISVFGTLGDLIESKFKRQAGVKDSGVIMPGHGGLLDRLDSLIFAAPFVYLFLRISGHVS
- a CDS encoding phosphatidylserine decarboxylase family protein — protein: MFHKEGHKIIFVTLVIVVGSFFLIDEFISNEWLRKGLMLAILVFFILILQFFRNPKRKTHANEKQALSPVDGKVVVIEEVLETEVFKDKRIQVSVFMSPINVHVTRYPISGNVSYSKYHPGKYLVAWHPKSSLENERTTVVVENESFGKVLHRQIAGALAKRIVNYAVVDTKVEQGTDSGFIKFGSRVDLLLPLDADIKVELNQKVRGGESVIAEMK
- a CDS encoding outer membrane beta-barrel protein, with translation MKYLLSLLFVPFLLLSHAQVNFQKGYLIDNSNNKIECFIKNLDWKKNPEFITYRLTDDSSEETLTSSQLKEFRIYDTDNFYRRHTVNKKLIGPLYEDLQLRTNIFLLKVLVDSQSDLYELYTNGKYYFFYEKSNDLVFLDYKKTVDENNIIKENAKFKKQLYDNFKCDDFSLDDYSNLRYNSTNLSEFFSEVNQCYGIEYLNFHIQRTRPKISFRLSGGLNLNSSLNNENASSYVLSYSIPPFSGNPQGEDVVRNYEGIDNYKTNNNFSLGVEAEVRLPFDQNNWSGFIALNYQNVSQIEGDKNFSEPSVANFDVSSYILYSFIQIPLGVRRYFDINDKIEIYAHLAYTQNVILSTDYSTQVSEVPTSSRDYDFRSRANREKTSNSGGYFGIGLNFLGRYALDINYYALNLSIDDDYQVRMKGIGINALYTIF
- a CDS encoding acyl-CoA-binding protein, which encodes MTSEELDIEFNTAVDRVNDHTEPFPADFLLRLYAYFKKATNNYDRPSSRKPIINAFKTNALFQVKDITEDQAKQEYIDLVNNYFLYRK